A stretch of the Aerosakkonema funiforme FACHB-1375 genome encodes the following:
- a CDS encoding DUF928 domain-containing protein gives MNNTKITAMLTGAAFFTFLLSTDAIDIASKHSLAQWKQLSVWNNKASADPLGGYVPPVGRDRIERTEGAGSRGCPSGSFGSLTLLIPNDHIGLTVSGRPTFSWYVSSAPSMPMQFTLVEPGVAKPLLVKQFRNDKSGIIQLELPPNVPELSTGKVYRWTVSLVCNAKRPSENIYVRSWISRVDYRTGINSQSASESDSYAQKLRQTAAAYAQSGIWYDSIASVTKAYLVEPQNRQNYQYLRFLLDAVGLSQVPISQPQILAGN, from the coding sequence TGAATAATACCAAAATTACGGCAATGCTCACCGGAGCAGCCTTTTTTACATTTTTGCTATCTACAGATGCGATCGATATTGCGAGCAAACATTCGCTTGCACAATGGAAACAGTTGAGCGTCTGGAATAACAAAGCATCAGCCGATCCATTGGGAGGTTATGTTCCCCCAGTCGGTCGAGATAGAATTGAACGCACTGAAGGAGCTGGATCGCGAGGCTGTCCTTCAGGTTCTTTCGGATCGCTCACATTACTAATTCCCAACGATCATATCGGATTGACCGTTTCCGGTCGTCCCACTTTCTCCTGGTACGTCTCATCAGCGCCATCAATGCCGATGCAGTTTACCCTTGTAGAACCTGGAGTAGCCAAACCATTGCTAGTTAAACAGTTTCGCAACGATAAAAGTGGCATTATTCAACTAGAACTGCCGCCAAATGTGCCAGAATTGTCCACAGGCAAAGTATATCGGTGGACAGTATCTTTAGTGTGCAATGCTAAGCGTCCCTCAGAGAATATTTACGTGCGAAGTTGGATCTCAAGGGTTGACTACCGAACTGGAATCAATAGCCAAAGCGCTTCGGAAAGCGACTCTTATGCACAAAAGCTTCGCCAAACTGCCGCCGCTTACGCACAATCGGGAATTTGGTATGACTCGATTGCTTCTGTTACTAAAGCTTATTTAGTAGAACCTCAAAATCGACAAAATTATCAATATCTCCGCTTTTTGTTGGATGCAGTAGGCTTATCTCAGGTTCCCATTTCCCAACCACAAATTTTGGCGGGAAATTAA